The genomic stretch TGTCATGTCATTCATCTCTGATCTTTCCTGTATGTCCACTTGCAGTAGCCCCATCAATGCCAAGAAACTGAACAGTCTGAACAGCAGTGATTCCTACATCGGCCTTTGGAGAAACTACCTGattctctgctgcagctctgcctcctcctccccctccatgTGTTCCTCATCCTCAACCTCTGGCTCCGTCCGCTGCTCCCCGCCTGAGACGCTGGCGTCCACGCCGGACAGCGGCTACAGTTACGATTCAAAGGTCAGGAGCACCTCAGTCTATCCACACGCATTTACATGGTCaacaacagacaaaaatgtAGTGCTAATTTCCAGGAATTGAAAGGTTTGGCACGTGTGCACATAGTGTGGAAAAATGCTATCCATTTTCAATACAAGTATGACTACGTATTATGTGTGACTGGGAAGTCATAACAATATAGCACTCACGTAATATAGCAGCAGTTAACAATGAAAAGTTAAATGACAATCTCAATTcgtttattttaacatttcaaccTTGACAttcctctttgtctgtgtgttaataGATTGTTGGcactccctccccctcctccctgtTTAAACACATTGTTCCAATGATGCGCTCTGAGAGCATGGACATCACAGAGTCTCTTGTGTTGGGGCTTGGCAGGACCAACCCCGTAGCCTTCAGGTAAACAGCTCTTGACATAATCCATGGTATAGTTAATATACTGCACATTGACACTGAAAAAATGTTGTCTGAATCTttagttgtttatttacatgtaACTTTCCTGTCATTCAGAGAGTTGATAGAGGAGCTAAATCCCATCATAAAAGAAGCTCTAGAAAGAAGACCTGAAGTAAGTGCAGTTAATTGATACCTTGAAATCCTTTCTGTCACAGTTTAATGTTAAGCACAAGACAATTTACTGAATTACAATGGTGCTCTCTTTACTCTGCAGAACATGAAGCGACGCAGGCGTCGTGACATCCTCAGGGTCCAGCTGGTCCGGATATTTGAGCTGCTGGCTGATGCTGGTGTCATCAGTCAGATGTATGTAACCCACAACAAACTTGGCCAACATGATGATAAGAAACTGATTTGCACTCTTGTATATCTGGTTTATATTAACCATATTAATCTTTTCTTCGttgtttatgtttcttttttacagaGGCAGTGGAGGGTTGGATGGAGAGAGCCACTCTCTTAACAGTACATTGCTTGAGTATGTTGATCTGACCAGGCAGCTGCTtgaggctgaaaatgacaaGGACTCTGACACACTGAAGGACATTCGCTGTCACTTCAGTGCACTTGTGGCCAATATCATTCAGAATGTCCCAGGTATCTCTCTTATTCACTTGCTCACTTGTTTTAGTCAGTTTAAAAATAGGTTCTTATTGTGACTGAATGTCTAAAGTGAGAGTAATAAAAACTTAAAGTGTCATCAATGTTATTACTTGTTCAGTACACCAGAGGAGGACCATCTTCCCCCAGCAGTCACTGAGACACAGTCTGTTCATGCTGTTCAGTCACTGGGCCGGGCCCTTCAGCATCATGTTCACTCCCCTTGACCGCTACAGTGACAGAAATATGCAGATCAACCGCCATCAGTACTGTGCACTAAaggtacaaaaacaaacatataaagatGTAAAATGTTGAATTCTGTTTTCTACATACTATATAATCTATGGATGGATTATATTGTATACATATAATTaaacaaacatcttttttcAATCTTCCAGGCCATGTCtgcagtgttgtgttgtggaCCTGTAGCTGACAATGTTGGCCTCTCCTCTGATGGCTACCTCTACAAGTGGCTGGACAACATCCTGGATTCTCAGGACAAGAAGGTAAGAGCAGTGTCACTGTTACAGCCTGTTTCAATTATCACTAAAATGATCTTTCATAGTCTGGCCAGTGACTGCGCTGACGATAATGGATGGAGTATTGCGTATTAGGTTGAGGTAAGAGTGTGCATTGCCAAAGAAAAGTCTTGAATGCTCAACCAAATATTTAGAGCGTTGAAGTGGAAAGAAGCATATTCGAACTTAAAAAAAGTAGCAGCAAACTAATTTTTCACTGGGTCATACTGGCTTACACACAAAGGCAACTCTTCCATGTTTCAGCCTgccgtaaatgtatttagcaatcatatttgtttttaacaagGAGCAGTCAGTTGATGTGTCTGTACCATAAGACTTAGAGGTTAAGCTTATGCAGGGCAGGTTTACATATCATGGCACTAGCACTACACAGTGGTGTTCAGAAGTACTGCAGGAGGTCAATGGCAAAAGTTTCATTCAGATAAAGGCctacacaataaaatatgtatttatagaAAGAACTTGAAATCATCATCAGAATTTAATCTGTTGGAAAACATTATAATCAGAGGCTAAATCACAAACGATTCCATctgtttcagtcttttcatAATACTATTCCCTGTGCAAAAAGGCCAGTCCACATGGACCTtgtaacatgtaaatataattGGAATATTGGTTGACTTTGAATTGTTTTACAAGTGACAAGATGCAAATCCATTTTTAACTGTACATTAGTGTTTCAGCCATATAGTGAATGGGGTTAAAATTAGCAGGATTGTGTGACTCTGGAAATAAGTGAACCCGTGGTTGTAACAGTTACTGCGTTGTCTCCTTCAGGTTCACCAGCTGGGTTGTGAGgctgtgatgctgctgctggagctgaaTCCAGATCAGAGCAACCTCATGTTTTGGGCTGTGGACCGCTGCTACACCGGCTCACGTCGTGTGGCTGCCGGCTGCTTTAGGGCCATCGCCAATGTTTTTCACAACAGGTACTACACATTCCCAGCTTCAATTTGAactcatttttgtcattttctttgttcattCCTGTGAAACCAGCTAACTGCAACTCAAACGCTGcgtgtgttttatattttctctcaGGGATTACCAATTTGACACTGTGGTGCTGCTGAACCTGATTCTGTTCAAGGCGGCTGATTCTTCCAGGGATATCTATGAAGTGGCTATGCAGCTGTTACAGGtcagaattttatttatttacaaaaaaatgttacacTATTACACATCTACACTACGCTACATCTACACTGCTTTATACATTTTGGTTGttaatgaaatatattgtgattgtttgtctgtgtgaaatgaaaagatcCTGGAACCCAAGCTCTTCCGTTACGCCCACAAATTGGAGATCCAGCGAACAGATGGTATCTTGACGCCCCCCTCACCTCTGCCACACCTCTACTCTGTGTCTTACTACCAGCTGTCTGAGGAGCTTGCAAGGACATACCCGGAGCTCACTCTACCCATCTTCTCAGGTTTGCTACATGGCAATTTGTTACAGCTGCTGTTTGGGTAGCAGGGTGCTGTAATGTGTGGAgttatcacattttcatttaccTGTGACAGcgattttttgtcttttgtgtttgtgtgtgtgagcaaacCACTGAGATTTTCCAAAGCCACATTGTGCTATGATCACGTGTATTTACACCTAGACCTCAAagcaacatttttgttttacgATCTAACAAAAATGACCATATACTGGTATAATATTGCTGATGccactgaaaaaaatgcaaaaaataatgaCTTTAGTGCCACTTAAACTTTTCCACAAACCATAAATGTTAGAATTCATCAGtggatgaaggaaagaaacatttCTCCATTTAACCTTACTATAGCAATACAGAAAACAATGGCAAGAATTGTGGATGTGACAATATTGTTGTGACTAGAAGATGGAAATAAGGTAAAAGATTGGCAGAATAGTACTTAAATGTTTAATCAACTGCAACTACCAACTAGCTTCTTACTGTCCCGACTGCAGAGGTTAGCCAGCGTATCCAGACAGCACATCCAAGTGGTCGTCAAGTGATGCTGCACTACCTCCTGCCTTGGATGAACAATGTGGAGCTGGTTGACTTGAAACCTACTGTGCGGCGAGCGGAGGATTGCGGCAGCGTCGAGGATGACGAGGAAGCACACGATCGGGAGATGATGATGGTCAACAGCCGACGCTGGCTCCATGGAGAGGGCTGGGGCTCCCCTCGCGCAACAACCATGGTGCTAAACAACCTCATGTTCATGACCGCCAAGGTGAGACAGCTGATGGCACTCGATTATATTCAGATTTACATTAACAAGATGGTTTTTAGAAATGTTAATTGAGATCACTGATTGATCATggaatgattttatttttacagtacgGGGATGAGTTTGCTTGGTCAGAGATAGAGAATGTATGGACCACATTAGCAGACAGCTGGCCAAAGAACCTCAAAATCATTCTGCACTTCCTCATCAGTATGTCAGGAGTCAACAGTGACCCCAGCCTCTTGCCCTATGTAAGTCACAGCAAATTTACATCATGCAATGCATCTGTCTTATGTGCAGTGTGCACCACTTATTCCTCATGTTTCTGACCGTGTTACATGTGTGTCCTCAGGTGAAACGAGTGGTGGTTTACTTGGGCAGAGATAAGACTATGCAGCTGTTGGAGGAGTTGATGTGTGAGCTTGAGCTGACTGATCCTGTTAACTCAGCTGTCACTCACATGGACAACCCCCCCTATTACCGCATCACCTCCAGTTACAAGATCCCCTCAGTCACCTCAGGTTAATGAGCATTGTAAACGCACTAGTTCACAGCTTAGGTCATGTTTCCAATGTTAAATCACACCTTGTTAGTGCTACATAGTCAATGTTTCATGTCTGCTCTCTCAGGAACAACCTCCAGCAGCAATACCATGGTGCCAGGAAACGATGGTCATCATGACAGCAAGATCAAAGACTCAAACATGGAGGACAGGTATGAGCTCAAATGTAgcagtcacacaacaaaactaCTGCGTGTAATTGATGAAAAAGTAATGTTTTACACTAGagacacataaataaactaatGTAGTGGAGATCCAACAGTAACCAGCGCCGAGTTCTATAATTTAGTTAAGTATGAGCCAGAATGCGTGCAATCACAGCATCTATTTCAGTAATGCTGAGTAGATATCCTAGAAGATATGATATGGACAGTCTGTACTTATTTGTAGTATCAAATTTCACCTTTCACGCAAGTAAAATGGAGACACCAGGCATCACATAGTTCACTTCTCTAAAATGACTgcttgaatttttattttagaattaATTCAGATGAAAAACTAAGTCTCTCAAGTTtattttagaaacattttagagACACTAAGAGCTATAAGGTGAGATTTCGTCGAAAATACTTGCTGATGTAATGGATTAAAGTTGTTGACTGTGGGCAAAAAACCTCCCTTCTGGCACAATCCTTTTAAATCAAGACTGTCTGTTCTGCAGTTACACCCACCTGGATATCAGTTACGGTGGTCTGAACAGTAACCTGAACCGCCAGCACCACCGCCTGGAATCTCgttacagcagcagctctggaggctcctatgaagaagaaaagagtaAGAACAAACTCTTCCACTTCCACACTCAAAACAACACCTAATTATTTCCCACCAACCTTTCTCCTAATCTTCTCCCTTCTTCAGGTGACTCCATGCCACTTTATGCTAACTGGCGTTTGAAAGTGATGGATCACAACCGGCCAGAGCCTCTCCCCTTCCCTCCAACAGGGGGCTGCTGGTCTCCTCTGGTGGACTACCTGCCAGAGACCAATGCCCCTGGTGTGCCGCTCCACAGGTACACCATACACCATACGCCTTTACTCTCTATCTCAACGACGCTATAGTATTCATTTTGTAAGTCAATGCATATTGTCTCTTTTTCAGATGCAACATTGCAGTCATCCTATTAACAGACCTCATCGTGGACCATGGGGTCAAAGTGGAGTGGAGCGCCTATCTGCACCTTTTGCTCCATGCGATTTTTATAGGTAACTCACTAATTGTTCTGTTATGAATGCCTGAATTGATGTCTTACTTCCATTACACCCTTACCTCCTAAAGTCACATGATCTAAtctcatttcttcctcttctgtgtctTCCTCCAGGGTTTGATCACCAGCACCCAGAGGTCTACGAGCACTGCAAACGTCTACTGTTGCACCTGCTTGTCGTCCAGGGAGCAAATAGCAGCGTTCAATCTGTTGCTATGGTGCTTTTACGCAACAGAGAGTACAATGAGCCCAGAGTCCTCACTGTGAAGCCAGCAGCTCCAGAGTTCAACCTCACAGGTCAGTTCTGCCATGGAGTTTTAGAATCAGTTAAGGAGGGGAAAATAAAGAGTTAAAGTGAAGGAATTTTGGGTAACCAAAAAATGTACTTGCGAAGATACTGAATTCCAACCAGCCGTATAATTTGCTTGTCTTGTCACTGTGAGAGGAgggaatgaaataaaaaaacaagtgaaaccttcatttttgctttataaTGGCTGAAAGAAAGACCATGTTTTATACTTCCtccatattttattgtttaaatatcACGAAGAAGAGACATTCTTTGAGATACctacaaaatgtgtgtgtgtgtatttttcataCAGGGGTGCAGGACTTTTTGCCAGACTGTCAGCCATCACCTATGACAGACTCTGGCCTCAGCTCGAGCTCCACGTCATCCAGCATAAGTCTTGGAGCAGGGGGGACCGCTCTGTCTCACCTCTCCCCCACATTCCTCAGTGAGGTAGACGTCACTGCTGAGCAAGACGAGAAGGTCAAATCTCTCATCGAGTTCATTACCTCAAGGTGAGCAGATCCTGTTTCATTAAAAGAAGTATTTCCCAGAAAAGGTCATTTACATTTACCCCAGTCACTACTGTTTCACTACTGTTTGTTGTAACTAACAAACTTGTCCTGATGTATAATCCCACATGCTTATCAGTATGAAACACACTCTTGTACCATATCACTCAATCTGTTCCATTATTTACTTTCATGCCTCCAGCACTGTCTGAAAGGACTgggtatttttacattgcatgGGTTTGATTTTGGAGTTAGTGTCATATTGGCTGTTTTTGCCTGGTGTGATAACATCGACTGATATTTGAGTTGCAGTGTGACTCTGTAGTTGTAACAGTTAACATGTCTGATGTCTGTTTGCTCTGGCCTTGTAGAAAGCGGGGTCCACTCTGGAACCATGAGGATGTGTCACCCAAGAACCCCAACATAAAGAGCGCTGACCAGCTGAGTGTTTTTGTCAGACACGTAGTGACTGTCTTCAAACACTCCCAGTCAGGTCTGTATGGTTAATAGCTACTTGTTGCTAGATTTAAACTTGGGTTACAGGTATGATTTGGATTTATCTTATTTACCTCTATGTGCATGTTCATCCCTTCAGGTTTCCAGCTGGAGTCGTTGCTGAGTGACATAGCCCTAGAAACAGGTCTTTCTTGTTCGTCTCGCCACTACGCTGGTCGCTCCTTCCAGATTTTCAGGGCACTCAAACAACCTTTGACTCCTGCCACACTGTCTGACATTCTCTCTCGACTGGTAGAGACTGTAGGAGACCCTGGAGAGGAGGCTCAAGTAAGAACTTGACAAAATTACACGGTCCTGCTCTGCAGTGTTCACATCAGATATCATTGGAATGATTCCTGGAGAAAAACCTGTATCTGATTGAAATTAACCTATACTCTTAGCTACAGTATGTAGAGATTCAGACTTTCTATGAGTAAGATATTGTAACTCACTGCTTTCCAGTGTTATCAGTTTTTGTCTGACATGTTGACCTCTGATGTTTTTTCTCCTCAGGGCTTTGTCATTGAACTACTCCTGACACTGGAGTCAGGCATTGACACGCTAGCAGACACAGTGAAAAACTATGACCTCCTCACTGCCTTAGCACAGTAAGTCTTCATACTCACAAcgtctttatttcattatgtttggctcatctttactttttctcaCATAACCACTgtattacaaaaaatatttacaaaaggAGTTGTCATTTTATTTGCAGATCCTCTACCTGTGATCACTTGTTGGGGCTCAAGTTTGCTGCcaacaggaaaagcacaggccAGCTGAACCTGAACAGCGGAGGTCTGTTCCATCATGCCCATACTCGCAGTAACTCTCTTAGAGCCAGCCTGATGGGTGAACGAAAAGCTGACAGACGTAGGAGTAACACCTTAGACATAGCTGACCGACTTGGTGGTAGCCACGGAAATCTGGCGCGCACACGGAGCTTATCATCTCTAGGTGGAGGAGGGGGTCCAGGAGGGGACGCCATCCCCCCCGTGGACCCTTCGAATCTGATGGCCACTGTATTTTGGATTGCCGCCTCATTGCTTGAGTCGGACTATGAGTTTGAGTACCTGCTTGCCCTGCGGCTACTTAACAAGCTGCTGGGCCAGCTGCCTCTGGATCGTGCGGATAGCAGAGAACGTCTGGAGAGGGTTCAGGCCAAGCTGAAGTGGTATAGCTTCCCTGGCCTGCTGCAGCTCTTCCTGAAGGGCTTTACCTCTGCTTCTACTCAGGAGCTCACCATCCACCTGCTCAGCAAGCTCATCAGTGTCTCCAGACACACGCTGGTAGACCCATCACAAGTGGCAGGTGAGTGTATAGGACTAACAGCTTGTCCACACAGGAGGCGTTTTAGCCttagtttctttttgtctgtctcgttcacatctgacagaacagatcatttctattttattcaATACAGTTTTCTACGCAGGCTGCGTTCACTTGCGCTTTACACATGTAACCTCGACCTGAAGCACAATTTCAGGCTTCTTTAGGCTGCGTTcttcttacattttatatgtCTAATGACTTTGTGCATTGGGCTCTGAGAGCTGCAAAAACGCAGGTGAACTACTCTCAATACTGCACCTGAACACATCCATTGTAGAATGACTTTGCACGAAACTGCTGCctatcatgttttctttttaaataaaaaatataaaacctcagtgtaaatcaagaaaaataatGTGCAATGACAACTAATTTGtttgtcagataaaacaaatgtaatctGACATATGAAACTGTATAATAACCCTAACAGCAATGCATGCAGTTGCACAAATGAGCCTTGTTTTCTTCATTGTATTTAGTGCATTTCTGTTGTCACTTGTGTTGATAACCGTAAATTATTTGTTGCTTTAGATTTCTAAGATTAGACTAGTACTAATGTGACATGTTCCTATGTTCATTTTTCTTCCTGGGACATGTCTGCAGGTTTTCCTTTGAATATCCTGTGCCTCCTACCACATCTCATCCAGCACTTTGACAGCCCCACTCCTTTCTGTAAGGAGACGGCTGATAAGATAACCAAGGTGTGTGCAGATGAGAAGTCAGCCACGCTCTCCAACCTGGCCCACATGATGAGCCTgtacagcacacacagctaTTCCCGTGACTGCACCAATTGGATCAACGTGGTCTGCCGCTACCTCCACGATGCTTTTGCAGAGATAACCTTGAACCTGGTTACTTACTTGGCTGAGGTATGCATGATGAAGATAACACTTCTTGCTCTTAGTGATATATGGTAAGATTAAGTATTGACCATGAACATGTcaatctctgtctctcagttgCTGGAGAAGGGCCTTCCCAGCATGCAGCAGTCCTTGTTGCAGATCATCTACAGTCTGCTGAGTCACATTGACCTATCAGCAGCTCCTGTCAAACAGTTCAACCTGGAGATAATGAAGATCATTGGCAAATATGTTCAGGTGAGCCGTCACTACACTTTCTGTGTAAAGCTGGctgattttgatcatttttttggATCAAATATCACTATTGTGTATATATGTCCTATATGTGCATGTTACttggaaaatgttttctgttattcCTATTACTGAGCAAATAaggtatatacatacatatttattaattaattaactaaaaTATATTGCTTATTTTTAATTGGTAACATTACATATTATTTTCTTGAAGTATCAGAACCAGGAATCAAATTCCAGGTCTGCAGTGGTGGACAAGAGCTTTACCCATATACCACCTAGGTTATGTAGGGTTTATATGTTGAATATTAGTTAGTACTTCTAGTATATTTTAttagtacagtatgtttttactGGGCACAGCTTATATTCACATACAGCCTAATGTAAGTGAATAATGGGATGATCTGGTCTATAAAGAGTGGCACAATTGATAATAAGAAAGAATAACATATCTCACAGGGTCATTGTTCACAGGCCTTTTTGATACAGTCACAGCTCCTTATAGAAGCCTTTTACCAGCCCTGACCCAGGGCACTATATGGCTCTCACTCAGAAATGCATCTGACATCTGTTATAATGTGATTGCCTCGGGCCAAGTCTGTACTGACTTACTACCAGCATTGCCTTTTGTGGGAGGCATTGTGTTTGTGCGTATAGAGTATGCCTATGCATGTGCACTGGTGTGCACTGTGAGATATATTTGTTTGGCGTCCTCTTAGGGTTCTCTGGCATTAACATAGGCCACACATTGTAGAAAATGTTACAAGATACAAATGGCTTCAGAGATTGAGTCTATAGCTGCTGTGGTTAGGGGATGGTTTGGCTTTGAGGGAAAATATGTCCATTTACATTCATAAATTCTGCAGAAACGCCTACACAGCTTGATATGTCACAATGGAGtcattatatttctgttttttacagAGCCCACATTGGAAGGAGGCCCAAAACATTCTGAAGTTGGTGGTGTCTCGCTCAGCCAGCCTTGTTGTTCCAGACGATGTTCAGCGCTCTTATAGCACAGAATCGTGTGGCTCTCCAGAAATTGCCTTTACACGCATTTTTAATAACTCTTCCAAGGAGCTGCCTGGAAAGACTCTGGACTTCCACTTTGACATCTCAGAGGTCAGtgtctgcctctgtgtctgCTCTCAGTTTGCGCTCTTCACTTATTTCCACTCCTCAATATACTTATGTCAGTGTTCTCATCTGTGTTGTCTTGCTAACTGGCATCATTTGGCTTTATAGACACCAATCATAGGGCATAAATATGGTGACCAGCGTACTGCAGCAGGCCGGAATGGAAAGCCACAGGTGATCGCTGTAACCAGGAGTACCTCCTCAACGTCTTCTGGATCCAACTCCAATGGTCTGGTGCCAGTGAGCTGGAAGAGGCCTCAACTCTCTCAGGTACATGCTCTAAAAGACACACAACATTAAACACTGTAAACTCATTTAAACCAGATGTCGGGAAGCAGCACATTCATGGTGAGGCTTCACCAGATCCAGCTCTGATCAATCTTTATGTGTGTTGTTTGGATCTCATTTGTACCCAAAATAACCAGTACAGCCAGAATCGTAACAGATACAGAACACATTGCGTTTTCTTTTTATAACGAAATCTGGAGCTCTGTGTTTGAAGCACATATACACATTGATTTTAATAAAGCCCTTTGTTAAAATACTAAATCAAAGTGACAGTTGTAACAGGAATATAAACCAAATTTTTTGCTTCAAGTACCACACATGGTACTTGGTAACTGGGTGTTTCACAAGCGaactatacatttttattttgtccaataAGCAGAAAAAACCCGTAAACACACCAAATGCTTAAATGATGATCAATAATTGTCTTTTGCTCTATCTCAGTGTTGTTTATTAACCTGGTGTCACACTTTTAAAGTGCTGTGCGCAAAGTCCAACAGACAGATTTCTCTTAGAGACATTTGTCATGGTCTAAGTAATCTCATCTTGTTTATGTGTTCTTGTTACAGAGGAGAACCAGAGAGAGGCTGATGAATGTCTTGTCTCTATGTGGTCCGGAGTCTGGCATACCCAAAAATCCATCTGTAAGACTCCTCTCCTACTCTAAAGCTTCAGACAAGGTCTCTGTAAATTCAGTGTTAAGAATATGTTGGAAatactgctgttgttgctgtctTATCTGTTTGGTGGTggtgtttattttgattaatttgattttgtttgaatCATATGGCTATACAACaactgtattttactttttgacaAAGAGTCACTTCCCTTCCTTTCTATGCAGGTGGTTTTCTCATCCAATGAGGACCTGGACTCAGCGGACCAGCAGACCAGTCTTATTCCCACAGTAGAGGAGGTGGTCAGAGAAGAGGAGGTGCAGGGAGAAGATACGGGCAGTGAGCAACAATTTGGTGTCTTCAAGGACTTTGATTTCTTAGATGTGGAGTTGGAGGATGCTGAGGTGAGAatttacagacacacatcaaGGCTTCAGTGCAGATCTCTAAAGTTTGAAAATGGTAATTTTCTGATTACTCTGAGGAGCTAATAGTGGGTGGATAGTACAACTATTTgcataaatctttttttttccacttaaatGGTATGAAGTGTAGGAACCCTGAAGCAAGTACAGCTACACAGTTTTCTAGCTCAATCCAGTCACTCTTCATGATTACTCTTGATAGTTCTGTATTTTGTTGTCTTGTTCCAGATGGACAACACTAGTGTCTTGTTAGTACAACTTGTCTCTTATTTGTCCTAACTGCTTTAGtggaaaaatgtctgtttttgtgactGTCTTTAGTCTATTAACACACTTgttccttctcttctcttgccACAAGGAGTTGCAGGTAAGTCTGTGGGCCAGTAAGCTTCTTAGAGAAACTGTTCTCTGCCGTGCCCTggtgtctctgtgtttgatttgtctttgGTATAAAATCATGGTTACTGTG from Thunnus albacares chromosome 9, fThuAlb1.1, whole genome shotgun sequence encodes the following:
- the fryl gene encoding protein furry homolog-like isoform X10; the protein is MSSITIDPELKPGEFVIKSLFAEFAVLAEKKIEMVMAEPLEKPLSRSLQRGEDAQFDQLISSMSSIAEHCLPSLLRTLFDWYRRQSGTEDESYEYRPRSSTKSKGDEQHRDKDYLLERRDLAIDFIFCLVSVEVLKQIPLHPVPDVLVHEVLNLAFKHFKHKEGYCGPNTGNVHIIADLYAEVIGVLTQSKFQAVRKKFITELKELRQKEQSPYVVQSIISLIMGMKFFRVKMYPVEDFEASFQFMQECAQYFLEVKDKDIKHALAGLFVEILIPVAAAVKNEVNVPCLKNFVEMLYQTTFDLSSRKKHSLALYPLVTCLLCVSQKQFFLNNWHIFLQNCLSHLKMPSNNSIRKQIETLQNKDPKMSRVALESLYRLLWVYIIRIKCESNTVTQSRLLSIVSALFPKGSRSVVPRDTPLNIFVKIIQFIAQERLDFAMKEIIYDLLCVGKSHKTFTINPERMNIGLRAFLVIADSLQQKDGEPPMPTTGIIMPSGNTLRVKKIFLNTTLTDEEAKVIGMSLYYPQVRKALDNILRHLDKEVGRSMSMTNVQMSNKEPEDMITGERKPKIDLFRTCVAAIPRLIPDGMSRQDLIELLAKLTIHMDEELRGLAFTTLQALMVDFPEWREDVISGFVYFIVREVTDVHPTLLDNAVKMLLQLISQWRQAVQSSNKSHDAQGSSSGHSLSLDRTPPLGVLHVVEGLAMVVLCSCRPATRRLAVNVLKEVRALHTALGIGKGDEELAIDVMDRLSASVLESFIHLTGADQTNLLYCPSGIDLQTLAEWSSSPISHQFDVVSPSHIWVFAHVTQGQDPWVISFSSYLRQEHLPKHCPTALNYAWMFAYTRLQLLSPQVDINSPINAKKLNSLNSSDSYIGLWRNYLILCCSSASSSPSMCSSSSTSGSVRCSPPETLASTPDSGYSYDSKIVGTPSPSSLFKHIVPMMRSESMDITESLVLGLGRTNPVAFRELIEELNPIIKEALERRPENMKRRRRRDILRVQLVRIFELLADAGVISQIGSGGLDGESHSLNSTLLEYVDLTRQLLEAENDKDSDTLKDIRCHFSALVANIIQNVPVHQRRTIFPQQSLRHSLFMLFSHWAGPFSIMFTPLDRYSDRNMQINRHQYCALKAMSAVLCCGPVADNVGLSSDGYLYKWLDNILDSQDKKVHQLGCEAVMLLLELNPDQSNLMFWAVDRCYTGSRRVAAGCFRAIANVFHNRDYQFDTVVLLNLILFKAADSSRDIYEVAMQLLQILEPKLFRYAHKLEIQRTDGILTPPSPLPHLYSVSYYQLSEELARTYPELTLPIFSEVSQRIQTAHPSGRQVMLHYLLPWMNNVELVDLKPTVRRAEDCGSVEDDEEAHDREMMMVNSRRWLHGEGWGSPRATTMVLNNLMFMTAKYGDEFAWSEIENVWTTLADSWPKNLKIILHFLISMSGVNSDPSLLPYVKRVVVYLGRDKTMQLLEELMCELELTDPVNSAVTHMDNPPYYRITSSYKIPSVTSGTTSSSNTMVPGNDGHHDSKIKDSNMEDSYTHLDISYGGLNSNLNRQHHRLESRYSSSSGGSYEEEKSDSMPLYANWRLKVMDHNRPEPLPFPPTGGCWSPLVDYLPETNAPGVPLHRCNIAVILLTDLIVDHGVKVEWSAYLHLLLHAIFIGFDHQHPEVYEHCKRLLLHLLVVQGANSSVQSVAMVLLRNREYNEPRVLTVKPAAPEFNLTGVQDFLPDCQPSPMTDSGLSSSSTSSSISLGAGGTALSHLSPTFLSEVDVTAEQDEKVKSLIEFITSRKRGPLWNHEDVSPKNPNIKSADQLSVFVRHVVTVFKHSQSGFQLESLLSDIALETGLSCSSRHYAGRSFQIFRALKQPLTPATLSDILSRLVETVGDPGEEAQGFVIELLLTLESGIDTLADTVKNYDLLTALAQSSTCDHLLGLKFAANRKSTGQLNLNSGGLFHHAHTRSNSLRASLMGERKADRRRSNTLDIADRLGGSHGNLARTRSLSSLGGGGGPGGDAIPPVDPSNLMATVFWIAASLLESDYEFEYLLALRLLNKLLGQLPLDRADSRERLERVQAKLKWYSFPGLLQLFLKGFTSASTQELTIHLLSKLISVSRHTLVDPSQVAGFPLNILCLLPHLIQHFDSPTPFCKETADKITKVCADEKSATLSNLAHMMSLYSTHSYSRDCTNWINVVCRYLHDAFAEITLNLVTYLAELLEKGLPSMQQSLLQIIYSLLSHIDLSAAPVKQFNLEIMKIIGKYVQSPHWKEAQNILKLVVSRSASLVVPDDVQRSYSTESCGSPEIAFTRIFNNSSKELPGKTLDFHFDISETPIIGHKYGDQRTAAGRNGKPQVIAVTRSTSSTSSGSNSNGLVPVSWKRPQLSQRRTRERLMNVLSLCGPESGIPKNPSVRLLSYSKASDKVVFSSNEDLDSADQQTSLIPTVEEVVREEEVQGEDTGSEQQFGVFKDFDFLDVELEDAEGESMDNFNWGVRRRSLESMDKGDTPSLQECQYTGSTPSLNLTNHEDTDESSEEEVLSASQILTRSGLLNSDSATDDTASNHVDSLQQSQESSSSALTEEATVLPSLPSLPRLDSPILEMAHSDSTSSQLPEDAVSMTAADELSSSVSEDTGFCSAPPLPSDPSELCDLPDSQDTQDPQETQESQDPQDDLDPAPPPPPAIDTPPGSLCEEESQTVLPISLPLPMPTETKPDADPDPDSTCGSVWEEDVTQALKELDERCEEEEAEYSGMSSQDEGDADCFPEIQASPPPSPFLSAILAAFQPVAYDNEEDAWRCHVNQMLSDTDGSAAVYTFHVFSRLFQSIQRKFGSITHASVRFLGERLQRMGNQFLSSLEVMTSRSQCPTVLLDAETLVSCGLLETLKFSVLELQEHLDTYTAKREAAELWLENCRKTFGDKDSSQRPNTHAQQMENLAELELCRRLYKLHFQLLLLFQAYCKLISRVDTIKREAEVTNMSEELTILESCLKEAETENDGQEDVCMSDAAQTNTETAIQSLIETLRARDFCSALTQVKIFRSLWPNDIFGNETDNAVQTLLHIYFRHQTLGQTGCLAVVGPSRDLSQASTRLMELNLQIREALSQAQACQPHTTMISTGL